The proteins below are encoded in one region of Prosthecobacter debontii:
- a CDS encoding sulfatase: MHLRLTALFLLAAAPLQAAKPNILMICVDDLKPNIACFGDTTAVTPNMDALAKRGVLFEKAYCNQAVCSPSRNSLMTGLRPQNLGIYELSTHFRKAAPDAVTMTQYFMKQGYKAEGMGKILHVGHGNIDDAASWSVPSWKPKAPTYINPESTATTRDAKFGSDRGWATESAETGDETYADGLVALEAVKRIETAAKTPEQPFFIAVGFIRPHLPFVAPKKYWDLYDPAKLPMPQVKEAPKGAPEYAPQYGGELRQYSDMPRTGPIDDTMTRNLIHGYYAATSYTDAQIGKVLKALDASGQAENTIILLWGDHGWHLGDHSMWCKHTNYEQAARIPVIVSAPGKPAGVKTASLIETVDIYPTLCELAGLPAPTGLDGKSFASVIADPSTKTRDSVIHVYPRNSLLGRAIRTDRYRLVEWKKAGGSEPADALELYDYQDDPLETQNLASERPEVVKDMLAILATHPEAKPQFKAPGGAAKDAQPGKKKKGQGQGKGQAKAPGAAKKKQAE; the protein is encoded by the coding sequence ATGCACTTGCGTCTGACAGCTCTCTTTCTCCTCGCCGCGGCCCCCCTCCAGGCGGCTAAGCCGAACATCCTCATGATCTGTGTGGATGACCTCAAACCAAACATCGCCTGCTTTGGCGATACCACGGCAGTGACACCGAACATGGATGCCCTGGCCAAGCGCGGGGTGCTTTTTGAAAAAGCCTACTGCAATCAGGCTGTCTGCTCGCCCTCTCGCAACTCCCTGATGACGGGCCTGCGCCCGCAAAACCTGGGCATCTATGAACTCTCCACGCACTTCCGCAAAGCCGCTCCGGATGCGGTGACGATGACGCAATACTTCATGAAGCAGGGCTACAAAGCCGAGGGCATGGGCAAGATCCTGCACGTGGGACATGGCAACATTGACGATGCCGCCTCCTGGTCGGTGCCGTCTTGGAAACCCAAGGCCCCCACCTACATCAACCCCGAGAGCACGGCCACCACACGCGATGCCAAGTTTGGCTCGGATCGCGGCTGGGCCACGGAAAGCGCGGAGACGGGTGATGAAACCTATGCCGATGGACTCGTGGCGTTGGAAGCGGTGAAGCGGATCGAAACTGCGGCCAAGACCCCCGAGCAGCCTTTTTTCATCGCCGTGGGTTTCATCCGCCCGCACCTGCCCTTCGTCGCGCCGAAGAAATATTGGGATCTCTATGACCCGGCCAAGCTGCCCATGCCGCAGGTGAAGGAAGCGCCGAAGGGAGCCCCTGAATACGCCCCGCAGTATGGCGGTGAGCTGCGCCAATACAGCGACATGCCGCGCACCGGGCCGATCGATGACACCATGACGCGCAACCTGATCCATGGGTATTATGCCGCCACCAGCTACACCGATGCTCAGATCGGCAAGGTGCTGAAGGCGCTGGATGCCAGCGGCCAGGCCGAGAACACCATCATCCTCCTCTGGGGTGACCACGGCTGGCATCTGGGAGATCACAGCATGTGGTGCAAACACACCAACTACGAGCAAGCCGCCCGCATCCCCGTCATCGTCTCCGCCCCTGGCAAGCCCGCCGGTGTGAAGACCGCGTCCCTGATCGAGACCGTGGACATCTACCCCACCCTCTGTGAGCTGGCCGGTCTGCCCGCTCCCACAGGTCTGGATGGCAAGAGCTTCGCCTCCGTCATTGCCGACCCCAGCACGAAGACGCGTGACAGCGTCATTCATGTCTATCCGAGAAACAGTTTGTTAGGTCGCGCCATCCGCACGGATCGTTACCGCCTCGTCGAGTGGAAGAAGGCCGGGGGCTCCGAGCCTGCAGATGCCCTGGAGCTTTACGATTACCAAGACGATCCTCTGGAGACCCAAAATCTCGCCTCCGAGCGCCCTGAGGTGGTGAAAGACATGCTCGCCAT